A window from Fragaria vesca subsp. vesca linkage group LG5, FraVesHawaii_1.0, whole genome shotgun sequence encodes these proteins:
- the LOC101294946 gene encoding uncharacterized protein LOC101294946, translating into MKQSIIRNLSLYARTRLLSPPCYKSSSQLALSTRPRLSFYSTESQNQEVSKDEDDNISNEELKMQIDDYFKGNDKAFPTIFEAILKRKLSGKHEQTDKQLMEELRGKKQGSLSDDDEEDDDEIESDFDEYYGSDEKAADLNQAMDRLMKEMPNTKREN; encoded by the exons ATGAAACAGTCTATCATTAGAAACCTCTCTCTTTATGCCCGTACTCGTCTTCTCTCTCCTCCCTGCTACAAATCCAGTTCCCAACTCGCTCTTTCCACTCGGCCCAGATTGAGTTTCTACTCGACTGAGTCACAAAATCAAGAGGTCTCCAAAGATGAAGACGATAACATCAGCAACGAAG AGCTGAAAATGCAAATTGACGATTACTTTAAAGGAAATGACAAAGCATTTCCAACTATCTTTGAGGCGATTCTGAAGAGGAAGTTATCAGGGAAGCATGAACAGACTGACAAGCAGTTGATGGAAGAGCTTCGGGGGAAGAAGCAGGGATCGCTGAGTGACGATGACGAGGAGGATGACGATGAGATTGAATCTGATTTCGATGAGTATTATGGGAGTGATGAGAAGGCTGCGGATTTGAATCAGGCAATGGATAGGTTGATGAAGGAGATGCCAAACACAAAGAGAGAAAATTGA
- the LOC101295231 gene encoding reticulon-like protein B9-like: MPGLVYSSDSDDIYEAKHSRLFGRERPIHQVLGGGKVADVLLWRNRNVSAALLGVMTVIWFLFEVVEYNFVTLLCHASITTMLVIFIWRMVTEIFKLTPPRIPKVILDESTFRNVASMVHKKLNRFLSKLIDSACGKDLPFFILAIFSLYILSVIGTYFSFLNLLYLGFLCLETLPVLYEKFEEDVDHLAGKVTRELKRSYRKFEAQFLNKIPRGPVKDRKIR; this comes from the exons ATGCCGGGATTAGTATACTCGTCGGATTCTGATGACATCTATGAAGCCAAACACTCGAGGCTCTTTGGACGCGAGAGGCCGATTCATCAGGTTCTTGGTGGTGGCAAAG TTGCGGATGTGTTGCTGTGGAGGAACAGAAATGTATCGGCTGCGCTTTTGGGTGTGATGACCGTGATATGGTTTCTGTTCGAGGTAGTCGAGTACAATTTCGTCACCCTTCTCTGTCACGCCTCCATTACCACCATGCTTGTCATCTTCATTTGGCGCATGGTTACAGAAATCTTCAAATT AACACCTCCTCGAATACCAAAAGTTATATTAGATGAGTCTACATTCAGAAATGTAGCTTCCATGGTCCATAAAAAGCTCAACCGTTTCTTATCAAAGCTCATTGACAGTGCTTGTGGAAAAGACCTACCATTCTTCATTTTG GCAATCTTTTCTCTGTATATATTGTCTGTGATTGGAACCTATTTCAGCTTCCTGAATCTTCTTTACTTAG GGTTCCTGTGTCTGGAAACTCTACCAGTTCTGTATGAGAAATTTGAGGAAGACGTTGATCATCTAGCCGGAAAAGTCACCCGAGAACTAAAGAGATCATACAGAAAGTTTGAGGCTCAGTTCCTCAACAAGATCCCAAGAGGCCCAGTCAAAGACAGGAAAATCAGATGA
- the LOC101301688 gene encoding l-Ala-D/L-Glu epimerase-like yields MALATPATFGFSNLLETFTVNVQRAENRPLNVPLIAPFTIATSRLERVENVAIRVELSNGCVGWGEAPILPHVTAEDQDTAMVKAKEACEFLLRNNGMTLSSVLGEIGVLLPGYEFASVRAGVEMAVIDAVATSIGVPLWRLFGGASNTITTDITIPIVSADEAAKLASKYCKEGFKTLKLKVGKNLNADIEVLQAIRAVHPDCSFILDANEGYTSNEAIQVLEKLYEVGVSPVLFEQPVHRDDWEGLGYVTRIAKERYGVSVAADESCRSIVDVKKIAEQSLANVINIKLTKVGVVGALEIIEVARASGLDLMIGGMVETRLAMGFSGHLAAGLGCFKFIDLDTPLLLSEDPVLEGYEVSGSVYKFNNARGHGGFLHWDNLA; encoded by the exons ATGGCTCTGGCCACCCCAGCCACATTTGGGTTCAGTAACTTACTCGAGACTTTCACGGTCAACGTTCAGAGAGCAGAGAACAGGCCCCTGAATGTGCCTTTGATCGCTCCTTTCACGATTGCGACTTCGAGGCTTGAACGTGTTGAGAATGTTGCCATCAGAGTTGAGTTGAGTAATGGGTGTGTGGGGTGGGGTGAGGCTCCAATCTTGCCTCATGTGACTGCAGAGGATCAGGACACTGCTATGGTTAAGGCCAAGGAGGCTTGTGAGTTCTTGCTCAGGAATAATGGGATGACTTTGAGTTCGGTTTTGGGTGAGATTGGTGTGCTTCTTCCTGGATATGAGTTTGCTTCT GTTAGGGCTGGAGTCGAGATGGCTGTAATTGATGCGGTTGCTACAAGTATTGGTGTCCCTTTGTGGAGACTGTTTGGTGGAGCTTCAAATACCATAACCACAGATATAACG ATTCCGATAGTTTCTGCAGATGAAGCTGCTAAACTGGCTTCAAAGTATTGCAAAGAAGGCTTTAAGACTTTAAAGCTTAAGGTGGGAAAGAATCTAAATGCAGACATAGAGGTCCTTCAAGCTATACGTGCTGTCCACCCTGATTGCTCTTTCATCTTGGATGCTAACGAAGGATATACCTCCAATGAAGCTATCCAAGTACTTGAGAAATTATATG AGGTAGGAGTGAGTCCAGTTCTCTTTGAACAGCCTGTTCATAGAGATGATTGGGAAGGCCTTGGATATGTTACTCGTATTGCTAAAGAAAGATATGGAGTATCAGTTGCAGCTGATGAGAGCTGTCGAAGTATAGTTGATGTTAAGAAAATAGCAGAACAAAGTCTTGCTAATGTCATTAACATAAAACTTACTAAAGTTGGGGTTGTTGGGGCCCTTGAAATCATTGAGGTTGCAAGAGCATCAGGATTGGATTTGATGATTGGTGGTATGGTTGAGACTAGACTCGCCATGGGTTTTTCTGGCCACCTTGCTGCTGGTCTTGGGTGCTTTAA GTTTATTGATCTAGATACGCCCCTATTGTTGTCAGAAGATCCAGTTCTGGAGGGCTATGAAG TTTCGGGTTCTGTTTATAAGTTCAACAATGCTAGAGGCCATGGTGGATTTCTCCACTGGGACAACCTTGCTTG
- the LOC101295522 gene encoding non-specific lipid-transfer protein 2-like, with product MKASYVAIALCTVVVVMLATAEVSMAAVTCSPVQLSSCASAISSNTPPSSLCCTKLREQKPCLCQYLNNPNLKKFVNTPNARKVARTCGTPFPRCS from the coding sequence ATGAAGGCATCATATGTAGCAATTGCATTATGCACTGTGGTTGTGGTGATGCTGGCCACAGCAGAGGTGTCCATGGCAGCTGTAACTTGCAGCCCAGTACAGCTGAGCTCCTGTGCAAGTGCAATAAGCTCTAATACTCCACCATCAAGTCTATGCTGCACCAAACTCAGGGAGCAGAAGCCTTGTCTCTGCCAGTACCTCAACAACCCCAACCTCAAGAAATTCGTTAACACCCCGAATGCTCGGAAAGTTGCTAGGACTTGTGGCACTCCCTTTCCCAGGTGCAGCTAG